The stretch of DNA AACCAATACGAAATCGTTTCACTGATAGGCAAAGGCGGGATGAGCTTTGTCTACAAGGCGACGCATCTCCTGATGAGAAAGACAGTTGCCATTAAAACGCTTCTCCCACACCTGTCTTTGAATGCAATCAGCCTGCAGCGTTTCCAGCAAGAAGCGCAGGCAGCGAGCAATTTAAAGCATCCAAACATCATCGCCGTGCACAACTTTGGCACCACCCCTGATGGCGAACCCTATCTCGTCATGGATTATGTGGAAGGTTCATCAATCGCAGATGAGTTAGAGCGCTATGGCTTCGTTCCCGTAGATCGCGCTGTAGACATCTTCATTCAAGTTGCGGATGCGCTTGCTCATGCTCATCAACGAGGCATCATTCATCGAGACTTGAAGCCAAGCAATATCTTGTTGCTGGAGAAAGACGGGCAGAAAGATCACGTCAACATCGTCGACTTCGGTATAGCCAAAATGCTTCCGCAAGATGGCGCGGAAGCAGTCAATCTAACCCAGACAGGCGAAGTGTTCGGCAGCCCTCTATACATGAGCCCAGAGCAGTGCAGAGGCGAAAAGCTCGACAATCGCGCAGACATTTACTCGATGGGATGCCTGATGTACGAGACCCTGACGGGACGCCCAGCCATAAGCGGTGATAACACTATGGAGGTGCTATATAACCATCTCCACGAAATTCCAGCGCCGATGAAAGCGCCTCTAACGCATATTCCACCGCCGCTGGAAAGAATTGTCTTCAAGACTCTAGCCAAAGATCCGTCGCAACGATATCAAAACATGAACCAGTTGCGTGACGAACTGCAAGCCTTCAGCCTGCAGCAAAAGACCAGCTTGGTCAGCAGGTTTACTAATTCCTGGCAGCTTTTCTGGCTGCGACGAAAACCTAGAACCAAGCGAGACAAGATTATTGTTGCCATCGCCACTAGTGGCTTTCTCTGCGCCGCATTTTTCGCCTACCAGCTAGCCGCTTTATACTGGGCTGCTGCGGACTCCCCATCTTCCAAGGTGGCTCTGATGTGGGACGAAGACCGAGAAGCACTAAAACCAAACAAGGAAGCAATAGAAGACGCCAAAGCAAGATTCGACGTCATGTACCATGCACGCGTGGCGGCCTCGATGGATGGAAAACACGCTGAAACCACTGAAATAATCAATTACCTGTCTGGCCCTGCCGAGTATCTAGCGAAACGACACCTGTGGAAATCGGCGTTAGAAATGTATGAGCTGGCTTATAAGTACAGCTTAAAATACAACGATTATCTGGCGCTGCGCACAATGACCTTGAGAATGGCAATGGCAGATTGCTACTTGAACATGCAGCAGTACGAAGACGCCGCTCGCATCGTAGGCGAGATGATGAACAAACTTGCGGTGGGCGGACAAAGAGATTATGTGGATCAATCGATTCTTGCCTCTAAATTGGGCACGATCTTTTATCTTCAAGGTAAGTGGACTCCGGCGCTCCAGTATCTCGGCGATGCCTACAAGTGCTGGACGCAGCCCCATAGCTACACATTGCCATTCACTTTCTACAACATGCCTGCTAATCTCGAAAGCAACTATGATTTCACGTTGCTCTTGAGCAGAATGGCCACTGCCTACCAGCGTATTTATCAAGCCTCAGTCGAAAAAGGAACGCCGGACGAGCGAGCCCTCAAAGACTCAGTCAAGCTGTACAAAATGGCTGTAGCGCAATGGAGCCACGTCGTAGGCGATCACAACTCCAATCGCAACGAAACTGTAGCACTGGCCAACTACGTTTTCCTCAATCACGTTTTAAATAAGACTGCAGATCTGGATTCAGAGTACACACAGCTTTTACAGCGCATCAAAGAATTCGGAACAGATAGCGCATACGAAGGAGTGGTTCTCTTGAATTACTCTCAGTATTTGATGGATAAAGGACGATTGCTGGAGGCGGCCACGAACAGGATTCACGCGTGGAGAATCTTCGCTCAAGTGGCAAAAGCCGGAGGCGATAGCATCGGCGGGAACATCAACAGCATCGGCGGCAGCGCTAACAACGGCAGCAGCGTTAACAGCGGCAGCAACACCAGCGACGACACCAGAAACAGCGGCAGCAACGGCACCGGCAATGACTCAGAAATGACCGGCGAAACCAGCACCGTCATCGGAAAATAGAATCTCACCCTCGTCCTTGACTGGTGTAAAATTCGCTCCCATTTCAAATATCTTTGGATCGATCAGTTCCTTTCTGCATTCCAGCGTTTGCAAATAAACTAACTTATCGTCCACTTCCGGTTTTGCTACGCCGCGCCTGAACACTTGCCAGGTCGCCATGTGCTTCAGACCAAATCCTCTCATCTGCGAGAAATTTCGACTCGTCATGCGTTGGAGTGGTGCGCACAGGTCATCAATATGGGGAAGGTCAAAATATGGTGTCACCCAGTAATCTTCAACATACTTGGCATAACGAAATTGATCTTGCTGCGCATTCAGCATGTTGCGAGTGTATCTCGTACATTTGCGGCCCGCCACCAATTCTTCCCCCACCTTTTTCCAGGGGCTGTACTTGTACTTCGAATGTAGCGAAGTCAAACCACCTTCCATCATTGCGCCAATGCGGTCAAATCCGGCTTTCTTGTCGAAGATTTTTACCTTTTTCGTCTCTGTATTGTAGAGATGCGTTTCGAACAAAGGGGGTCTGCAAGTAATGGCTAAGATCGGAGAACTAAGGCGAGAGCCATCCGGGCTGACCGTCCACTCGACGCGTCCGAAATAATTGACCTTCATGACAAGCTTGTAGCCCAT from Candidatus Melainabacteria bacterium encodes:
- a CDS encoding serine/threonine protein kinase, which encodes MEKNVGKACSSCGQVFDPSIAFCPADGTKLSSELVTATSHELIQVTSRHRIKAEGTSESERAAKKDAATRVSSPQIVLEAPTQNEAQEKLKTDKQKEQQNESQKQSQKGFSEDKTRNESFGNGSKKHAFVSDDDESDAADELRETRSHLIPTLIGQTLDNQYEIVSLIGKGGMSFVYKATHLLMRKTVAIKTLLPHLSLNAISLQRFQQEAQAASNLKHPNIIAVHNFGTTPDGEPYLVMDYVEGSSIADELERYGFVPVDRAVDIFIQVADALAHAHQRGIIHRDLKPSNILLLEKDGQKDHVNIVDFGIAKMLPQDGAEAVNLTQTGEVFGSPLYMSPEQCRGEKLDNRADIYSMGCLMYETLTGRPAISGDNTMEVLYNHLHEIPAPMKAPLTHIPPPLERIVFKTLAKDPSQRYQNMNQLRDELQAFSLQQKTSLVSRFTNSWQLFWLRRKPRTKRDKIIVAIATSGFLCAAFFAYQLAALYWAAADSPSSKVALMWDEDREALKPNKEAIEDAKARFDVMYHARVAASMDGKHAETTEIINYLSGPAEYLAKRHLWKSALEMYELAYKYSLKYNDYLALRTMTLRMAMADCYLNMQQYEDAARIVGEMMNKLAVGGQRDYVDQSILASKLGTIFYLQGKWTPALQYLGDAYKCWTQPHSYTLPFTFYNMPANLESNYDFTLLLSRMATAYQRIYQASVEKGTPDERALKDSVKLYKMAVAQWSHVVGDHNSNRNETVALANYVFLNHVLNKTADLDSEYTQLLQRIKEFGTDSAYEGVVLLNYSQYLMDKGRLLEAATNRIHAWRIFAQVAKAGGDSIGGNINSIGGSANNGSSVNSGSNTSDDTRNSGSNGTGNDSEMTGETSTVIGK